In one bacterium genomic region, the following are encoded:
- a CDS encoding winged helix-turn-helix domain-containing protein, which translates to MSLGTDSGDPFFRVFHVITNIQAPVFRLANVLTDPNGPQPSWTVISCARNETEGARGTFAMRASPLAPAVLSAIACSACSSPDTFEVVGLPIAFFAGLLAVGWTGYLLLERRFCAANRNRILSALRERSKTWTELARELDLNLILLHGTLDRLVKDGVIQREWRYEEGRLLCYYRLTILSVFE; encoded by the coding sequence ATGTCTTTGGGGACGGATTCGGGCGATCCGTTCTTCAGGGTCTTCCACGTGATCACGAACATCCAAGCGCCGGTTTTCCGCCTGGCGAATGTTTTGACCGACCCGAATGGGCCCCAGCCGTCGTGGACGGTGATCTCCTGTGCAAGGAATGAAACAGAGGGCGCGAGGGGGACGTTCGCGATGCGGGCCTCTCCGCTGGCGCCGGCCGTGCTCTCGGCCATCGCCTGTTCCGCTTGCTCTTCCCCCGATACCTTCGAAGTCGTCGGCCTCCCCATCGCTTTCTTCGCCGGCTTGCTGGCCGTCGGCTGGACGGGCTACCTCCTTCTGGAACGCAGATTCTGCGCGGCGAACAGGAACAGGATCCTGTCGGCCCTCCGGGAACGGTCCAAGACATGGACCGAATTGGCGCGTGAGCTCGACTTGAACCTCATCCTCCTTCACGGGACCCTCGACCGCCTGGTCAAGGACGGGGTCATTCAACGGGAGTGGCGATACGAAGAGGGACGTCTCTTGTGCTACTACCGGCTGACGATCCTTTCCGTTTTTGAATGA
- a CDS encoding glutathione peroxidase produces MKRLFLVILLFLGVTMALPARAEFYDIAVKSIDGRDADLSEYRNKVVLVVNTASECGFTPQYEGLEKLYETYKDKGFVLLGMPCNQFGGQEPGTNAEIKAFCERRYGVTFPLLSKGDVKGPNQHPLYKFLLDGAGKEGNVGWNFEKFLVDREGKVVRHFSSNVAPEAPELVKAIEKEIRVTKSTSQ; encoded by the coding sequence ATGAAACGATTGTTTCTCGTCATCCTACTCTTCCTGGGGGTCACTATGGCCTTGCCCGCGCGCGCCGAGTTCTACGACATCGCCGTCAAGTCCATCGATGGAAGGGACGCCGATCTTTCGGAATACCGGAACAAGGTGGTCCTCGTCGTCAACACGGCCTCGGAATGCGGCTTCACGCCCCAGTACGAAGGCTTGGAGAAACTTTACGAGACCTATAAAGACAAGGGCTTCGTCCTCCTCGGCATGCCCTGCAACCAGTTCGGCGGCCAGGAGCCGGGCACGAACGCGGAGATCAAGGCCTTCTGCGAGCGTCGTTACGGCGTGACCTTTCCCCTCCTCTCCAAGGGCGACGTCAAGGGGCCCAACCAGCACCCCCTCTACAAATTTCTGCTCGACGGCGCGGGCAAGGAAGGAAACGTCGGCTGGAATTTCGAAAAATTCCTGGTCGACCGGGAGGGCAAGGTCGTCCGGCATTTCTCCTCGAACGTCGCGCCCGAGGCACCTGAGTTGGTGAAGGCGATCGAGAAGGAAATCAGGGTCACGAAATCCACGTCCCAATGA
- a CDS encoding GGDEF domain-containing protein — MLVHLPGAFRAAQIFGAVYDVAPLSQRYAMELMALAVDRDVSYRHKELEDLRRDLEPSRQWIRDTLGRVPWDFGRWLPQPVRLFLENRRASEILVPPARITEPPVSPRTPIQQPTRLPLVSWREKDLQPLLGEWNAQVAGLQRLMDLQPPGEIRDPELLSAAYFYDVARGALRLAYFDELTGLRNRHELERLTPILEANLQRKRKNAPADYFLMVDIDHFKNVNDTHGHPVGDIVLQKIAKALFHVREGDYVFRLGGEEFLLFMANVGERGIGRVAQRIRRQISELKISAPGLEEPLRVTVSIGVTRFRVLSLSDLSVPDLPKTPVSRAIEETDQALYRAKKRGRNRVVYYWKK, encoded by the coding sequence GTGCTTGTCCACCTGCCCGGGGCCTTTCGAGCCGCCCAGATCTTCGGGGCTGTTTATGACGTCGCGCCCTTGAGCCAGCGGTACGCCATGGAGTTGATGGCCCTGGCCGTCGACCGGGACGTCTCCTATCGCCACAAGGAGTTGGAGGACTTGAGACGGGACCTGGAGCCCTCGCGGCAGTGGATCCGCGACACCCTGGGCCGGGTTCCCTGGGACTTCGGCCGCTGGCTGCCGCAGCCGGTCCGTCTCTTCTTGGAGAACCGCCGGGCCTCCGAGATCCTCGTCCCGCCGGCCCGCATCACGGAGCCTCCCGTCTCGCCGCGGACGCCCATCCAGCAGCCGACGCGGCTCCCCCTCGTCAGCTGGCGGGAAAAAGACCTCCAACCGCTCCTCGGCGAATGGAACGCCCAGGTGGCCGGGCTGCAGCGATTGATGGACCTGCAGCCGCCCGGCGAGATCCGAGACCCGGAGCTCCTCTCGGCCGCCTACTTCTATGACGTGGCCCGGGGCGCCCTCCGTCTCGCGTACTTCGACGAACTCACCGGCCTCCGCAACCGGCATGAGTTGGAACGCCTGACGCCCATCTTGGAAGCGAATCTCCAGCGCAAGCGCAAGAATGCGCCGGCCGACTATTTCCTCATGGTCGACATCGACCATTTCAAGAACGTGAACGACACCCACGGCCATCCGGTGGGAGACATCGTCCTTCAAAAGATTGCGAAGGCCCTGTTTCACGTGAGGGAAGGCGATTACGTCTTCCGCCTGGGGGGCGAGGAGTTTTTGCTCTTCATGGCGAACGTCGGCGAAAGGGGCATCGGCCGCGTCGCGCAGCGGATCCGGCGCCAGATCTCGGAGCTCAAGATTTCCGCTCCTGGCCTCGAAGAACCGCTCCGCGTGACGGTCAGCATCGGCGTGACGCGGTTCCGCGTCTTGAGCCTCTCGGACCTGTCCGTACCCGACCTTCCGAAAACGCCCGTCAGTCGCGCCATCGAGGAGACCGACCAGGCGCTTTACAGGGCCAAGAAGCGGGGCAGGAACCGCGTCGTCTACTATTGGAAGAAATAA
- a CDS encoding sigma 54-interacting transcriptional regulator, with translation MTALSVAGIPPRYEVLKPLGRGGRGEVFLVRDRETGRTLALKRLLDTKAATSVTLFKAEAEILIRLSHANLVGIENFLEGPPPAYVMEHVEGLPLDEALQASQGASDETVLKVFAGCCRALHYLHSRGFLHRDLKPANILVTASGEAKLLDFGLPGLGTPAYWPPEAKAGRYDAQSDLYALGLSFFESLKGRKLPEPFAKILERLMKANPSERFATALGPLKALNLHLKTPVPLSTEETTQTILQKAPWVPRPEEEDLREAEDRARVLIVTGPTGIGRTRLLEETLWRLKLRGREARVFPDVHRRTTNEERNAIGLEVRRLLKSQTLIFLEYDSDLADGETKAWIARIAEETRAATVVLKDLPKKRALELVLKATEDDPLPKDEADRIVREAGGRPLLLMEALRHYRRGAKAFAVPKNFQEAAAARVAGLRPETSWLFALLVSETGTASAGELKAAWAGDGEALARSELELIAAGLVTSPLAREEHHRLRLAHPGLRTAFETAFGPEGMRDAHAAWLSALLKDHPKPEQGPAAVRIVRHAIEAGRAETARAWLLGALEFLFGKNAFEETIALADRLLPFAVTNLERAIVFGHKAPSLYRLGRYEEALKTYDAWYSAKGDDATRVETVKHRLYTGITFFAADRTEEALARLSESIETGDHDRHPALKNYHARAHVMLATLLERAGDPTAADGHLKQALPLAEGSPLLQGEIENRSGLLAQAEGRLEDARRRFETAVKILEQVGNPQAEAIAWDHLGMLFRETKEWDKARECMDRAVSLSEKGGEVLQTARYRDNRALVLQEMGLYAEALKDLDAAGDVLETYGDDGDRARARKIREDFRAFRSVKDRPYPEKLAIYQRLPEEFKMEFEKILQGPVPSAGGGAQPGGIAPGRFRLFADISSKVAAMTDLSKLLEEFLDAAILLTGAERAFLLLKDGLTGVSSKEGPLPGFGVAAARRFSKKVLGEEEFTPSLTAVRRALQEAAPVVTDNAQLDPRFQEKKSVVTLGLKAIAVIPLVLDGEAAGVIYLDHRFQPDLFSPEDILLLGAFSSQAVLAVQKARLIADLSRAQERLKAKVDAQAERIEKLGKKGGTAGAARGALRHVYDEIVGQSPPMMKVFELMDHVTDTSIPVWIHGESGTGKELVARLLHSNSPRKNGPFVAENVSAIPETLLESELFGHKKGSFTHADRDRIGLFEQASGGTLFLDEVADMSLAMQAKLLRVLQEGEIRPVGSSKMVKVDVRLVTASNRDLAQLVRGGKFRQDLFFRINGLTIRLPPLRERKGDLPLLIEHLSARVAKTYGLPKSELDDGALDAFLRHDWTGNVRELEAVLRNLILFAKGRTITRELVEQHPELFPRHSFEPAAASSEPPLHRSEDDVSERRKLLDALKRHSLDKKKAAEDLGMALRTLYLRLEQLGLPTKKRLLAKITA, from the coding sequence GTGACGGCTCTTTCCGTTGCAGGAATCCCCCCTCGCTATGAAGTTCTCAAACCCCTGGGCCGGGGGGGACGGGGGGAGGTCTTTCTCGTCCGTGACCGGGAGACCGGGCGAACCTTGGCGCTCAAGAGGCTCCTCGACACGAAGGCCGCCACCTCCGTCACCCTTTTCAAGGCGGAGGCGGAGATCCTGATCCGCCTCTCCCACGCGAACCTGGTCGGCATCGAAAATTTTCTGGAAGGCCCGCCTCCCGCCTACGTGATGGAGCACGTCGAGGGCCTCCCCCTCGACGAAGCCCTCCAAGCCTCCCAAGGCGCTTCCGACGAAACCGTCCTGAAGGTCTTCGCCGGCTGCTGCCGCGCCCTGCACTACCTGCACTCGCGGGGATTCCTGCACCGGGACCTCAAGCCCGCGAACATCCTCGTCACGGCCTCGGGCGAGGCCAAGCTCCTCGACTTCGGGCTCCCCGGCCTCGGCACCCCCGCCTATTGGCCTCCGGAGGCCAAGGCCGGGCGTTACGACGCCCAGAGCGACCTCTATGCCCTCGGCCTGTCGTTCTTCGAGTCCCTCAAGGGACGGAAACTCCCCGAACCTTTCGCGAAAATTCTCGAACGCCTGATGAAGGCCAATCCCTCGGAGCGTTTCGCGACCGCGCTCGGGCCGCTCAAGGCGCTCAACCTGCATCTCAAGACGCCCGTCCCCTTGAGCACGGAGGAGACGACTCAAACCATCCTGCAGAAGGCGCCCTGGGTGCCGCGACCGGAGGAGGAAGACCTGCGCGAGGCCGAGGACCGGGCGCGTGTCCTGATCGTCACGGGCCCGACGGGCATCGGCCGCACGCGCCTCTTGGAGGAAACGCTGTGGCGGCTGAAGCTCCGCGGGCGCGAGGCGCGCGTCTTTCCCGACGTCCATCGGAGAACGACGAACGAGGAGCGGAATGCGATCGGGCTGGAGGTTCGCCGTCTTCTCAAGTCCCAAACCCTGATTTTTCTCGAATACGATTCGGACCTGGCGGACGGAGAAACGAAGGCGTGGATCGCGCGGATCGCCGAAGAGACTCGAGCCGCCACCGTCGTCCTCAAGGATCTCCCCAAGAAGCGCGCCCTTGAGCTCGTGTTGAAGGCGACCGAGGACGATCCCCTCCCCAAGGACGAGGCGGATCGCATCGTGCGGGAGGCGGGCGGGAGGCCTCTGCTCCTCATGGAAGCCCTCCGCCACTACCGGCGGGGCGCCAAGGCCTTCGCGGTCCCAAAGAACTTTCAGGAAGCGGCGGCCGCGCGCGTCGCGGGGCTCCGGCCCGAGACCTCCTGGCTCTTCGCCCTCCTGGTCTCCGAGACCGGCACGGCGAGCGCCGGAGAATTGAAGGCCGCCTGGGCGGGAGACGGCGAGGCCCTCGCGAGGTCGGAGTTGGAGCTGATCGCCGCGGGACTCGTCACGTCGCCGCTCGCGCGCGAGGAACACCACCGCCTGCGGCTGGCCCACCCCGGCCTCCGGACAGCCTTCGAGACCGCATTCGGACCCGAGGGGATGCGAGACGCCCACGCCGCCTGGCTCTCCGCCCTTTTGAAGGATCATCCGAAACCGGAGCAAGGGCCCGCCGCCGTCCGTATCGTCCGTCACGCGATCGAGGCCGGACGCGCGGAGACGGCGCGCGCCTGGCTCCTTGGCGCCCTGGAATTTCTCTTCGGAAAAAACGCGTTCGAGGAGACCATCGCCCTCGCCGACCGCCTGCTCCCCTTCGCGGTCACCAACCTGGAGCGCGCCATCGTCTTCGGGCACAAGGCCCCGTCCCTCTACCGCCTCGGACGCTATGAAGAAGCCCTCAAGACCTACGACGCTTGGTATTCCGCCAAGGGCGACGACGCCACGCGCGTCGAGACGGTCAAGCACCGCCTCTACACGGGCATCACCTTTTTCGCCGCCGACCGCACGGAGGAGGCCCTCGCGCGCCTGAGCGAATCCATCGAGACCGGCGACCACGACCGTCATCCCGCCCTCAAGAACTACCACGCCCGGGCGCACGTCATGCTCGCAACGCTCCTGGAACGCGCCGGGGATCCGACGGCGGCGGACGGCCATCTGAAACAGGCCCTGCCCCTGGCGGAGGGTTCCCCTCTCCTTCAGGGTGAAATCGAAAACCGCTCGGGCCTCCTGGCCCAGGCGGAGGGCCGCCTTGAGGACGCGCGGCGGCGCTTTGAGACCGCGGTGAAGATTCTGGAGCAGGTCGGCAACCCGCAAGCCGAGGCGATCGCCTGGGACCACCTGGGCATGCTCTTCCGCGAGACCAAGGAGTGGGACAAGGCCCGGGAGTGCATGGACCGCGCCGTCTCCCTGTCCGAGAAGGGCGGAGAGGTCCTGCAAACCGCGCGCTATCGCGACAACCGCGCCCTCGTCCTGCAGGAAATGGGGCTCTACGCCGAGGCGTTGAAGGACCTGGACGCGGCCGGCGACGTCCTGGAAACCTACGGCGACGACGGCGACCGCGCGCGCGCCCGCAAGATCCGCGAGGACTTCCGCGCCTTTCGCAGCGTCAAAGACCGGCCGTATCCCGAAAAACTCGCCATCTACCAAAGGCTGCCGGAGGAATTCAAAATGGAATTCGAAAAAATCCTGCAAGGCCCCGTCCCGTCCGCCGGCGGCGGAGCGCAGCCCGGAGGCATCGCGCCGGGCCGGTTCCGCCTCTTCGCCGACATCAGCAGCAAGGTGGCGGCGATGACCGACCTCTCAAAGCTCCTCGAGGAGTTCCTGGACGCGGCCATCCTCCTGACCGGCGCCGAGCGCGCCTTTCTCCTTCTAAAGGACGGGCTGACCGGCGTCTCCTCCAAGGAAGGCCCCCTGCCCGGCTTCGGCGTCGCGGCGGCCCGGCGCTTTTCCAAAAAGGTGCTCGGCGAGGAGGAGTTCACGCCCTCGCTCACCGCCGTCCGGCGCGCCCTTCAGGAGGCCGCCCCGGTGGTGACCGACAACGCCCAGCTCGATCCGCGCTTTCAGGAAAAAAAGAGCGTCGTGACGCTCGGCCTCAAGGCGATCGCGGTCATTCCCCTCGTCCTGGACGGCGAGGCCGCCGGGGTGATCTACCTGGATCATCGTTTCCAGCCGGACCTTTTCTCCCCGGAGGACATCCTCCTGCTCGGCGCGTTCTCCTCACAGGCCGTGCTGGCGGTCCAAAAGGCGCGGCTCATCGCCGACCTTTCGCGCGCGCAAGAGCGGCTCAAGGCCAAGGTGGACGCGCAGGCGGAGCGGATCGAGAAGCTCGGCAAGAAGGGCGGAACGGCGGGCGCCGCCCGGGGCGCCCTCCGCCACGTCTACGACGAGATCGTCGGACAGTCTCCTCCGATGATGAAGGTCTTCGAACTCATGGATCACGTGACCGACACGTCCATTCCCGTCTGGATCCACGGCGAATCCGGCACGGGCAAGGAACTCGTCGCCCGCCTCCTCCATTCCAACAGCCCGCGCAAGAACGGCCCCTTCGTGGCGGAGAACGTGAGCGCCATCCCGGAAACCCTCCTGGAGAGCGAACTTTTCGGACACAAGAAAGGCTCCTTCACTCACGCCGACCGCGACCGGATCGGCCTCTTCGAACAGGCGAGCGGCGGGACGCTCTTTCTGGACGAGGTCGCCGACATGTCGCTCGCCATGCAGGCCAAGCTCCTCCGCGTCCTTCAAGAAGGCGAGATCCGCCCCGTCGGCTCCTCCAAGATGGTGAAGGTCGACGTCCGTCTCGTCACGGCGTCCAACCGGGACCTTGCCCAGCTCGTACGCGGGGGAAAATTCCGCCAGGATCTTTTTTTCCGCATCAACGGGCTCACGATCCGCCTGCCGCCGCTCCGGGAACGCAAAGGCGATCTGCCGCTCCTGATCGAGCACCTGTCCGCGCGGGTCGCGAAGACCTACGGACTTCCCAAGTCGGAATTGGACGACGGCGCCCTGGACGCGTTTCTCCGGCACGACTGGACGGGAAACGTGCGCGAGCTCGAGGCGGTGCTCCGGAACCTCATCCTCTTCGCCAAGGGACGCACGATCACGCGGGAGCTGGTCGAACAGCACCCGGAACTCTTTCCCCGGCACTCTTTCGAACCGGCGGCCGCGTCTTCGGAACCCCCGTTGCACCGGTCGGAAGATGACGTCTCGGAGAGGCGGAAACTCCTGGACGCGCTCAAGCGCCACTCGCTGGATAAGAAGAAGGCGGCCGAGGACTTGGGCATGGCCCTCCGGACCCTCTATTTGAGGCTGGAACAATTGGGGCTTCCGACCAAGAAGAGGCTGCTGGCGAAAATCACAGCTTGA
- a CDS encoding TIGR02147 family protein has translation MPDLFHYTDYRHYLRDWVAAARANRKGFSFRIFAARAGLGAPGYLGMVIQGKRNLGESGLERFMNGMKLMAAERLYFRNLVLWNQAETDGERSLYEGKLALLRKSRKLRPAVADDIRGRIERFRGEIAGLLAPDFTPEEAAMLARQYVPEE, from the coding sequence ATGCCCGATCTCTTTCACTACACCGACTACCGCCACTACCTCCGCGACTGGGTCGCCGCCGCGCGCGCCAACAGGAAGGGATTCTCCTTCCGCATCTTTGCGGCACGGGCCGGGTTGGGCGCTCCGGGCTATTTGGGGATGGTGATCCAGGGAAAACGGAATCTGGGCGAATCCGGCCTGGAGCGGTTCATGAACGGCATGAAGTTGATGGCCGCGGAAAGGCTCTACTTCCGGAACCTCGTGCTCTGGAATCAGGCGGAGACGGATGGAGAGAGAAGCCTCTACGAGGGAAAGCTCGCCTTGCTCCGCAAGTCCCGCAAACTCAGGCCGGCGGTCGCGGACGATATCCGGGGCAGGATCGAACGTTTCCGCGGGGAGATCGCCGGCCTGCTGGCCCCCGACTTCACGCCGGAAGAGGCCGCGATGCTGGCGAGACAGTACGTGCCGGAAGAATAG
- a CDS encoding TldD/PmbA family protein, which produces MIESFDLPKILKKALQNGGDFSELYADDSESLQIIAEQKRIEKVNPALDRGVGLRVMWGEKTAYGFTNDVSEKALLELADSVAGAVKAEAFDNDIALKTVPPHIQFEIKKPPRDLDIQKKRGLIERAEKFAWAADPSPVSKIKQVKVLYSEIAKKVMIANSLGEIAKDDRTYALFFVQVVVQDAATGLLQTGYHPVGGLIGLEFLDNPETTPEAIAKTAASQALMMLGARKAPAGTMPVVISSEAGGTMVHEAVGHGLEADLAGEGLSVYHDKIGRKIAGDRITVVDDATLANKRGSFVFDDEGVPSERTVLIENGVLKKYMCDRRMARKHGFPLTGNGRRESYRFRPICRMTNTMILAGSDEPGSILRSTEKGLFVRKMGGGQVNTVNGDFVFEVNEGYLIDQGKLGEPVRGAILMGNGPKILQIIDKIGSDHGFGIGTCGKNGQGVPVGDAQPTLRIPELVVGGAS; this is translated from the coding sequence ATGATTGAATCCTTCGACCTCCCCAAGATCCTCAAGAAGGCGCTCCAGAACGGCGGCGACTTTTCCGAGCTTTACGCCGACGACTCCGAGTCGTTGCAGATCATCGCCGAGCAGAAGAGGATCGAGAAGGTCAACCCCGCCCTCGACCGGGGCGTGGGGCTCCGCGTCATGTGGGGGGAAAAGACCGCCTATGGGTTCACCAACGACGTCTCCGAAAAGGCCCTCCTGGAACTCGCGGACTCGGTGGCCGGGGCCGTCAAGGCGGAGGCCTTCGACAACGACATCGCCCTCAAGACCGTCCCGCCGCACATCCAATTTGAGATCAAGAAACCGCCGCGCGACCTGGACATACAAAAGAAGCGCGGTCTGATCGAGCGCGCCGAAAAGTTCGCCTGGGCGGCCGATCCATCCCCCGTTTCAAAGATCAAGCAGGTCAAGGTCCTGTACTCCGAGATCGCCAAGAAGGTGATGATCGCCAATTCCCTGGGCGAGATCGCCAAGGACGACCGGACCTACGCCCTCTTCTTCGTCCAGGTCGTGGTCCAGGACGCGGCGACCGGGCTCCTGCAGACCGGCTACCACCCCGTGGGCGGGTTGATCGGCCTGGAATTCCTGGACAATCCGGAGACGACGCCGGAGGCAATCGCCAAGACCGCGGCCTCGCAGGCCTTGATGATGCTGGGCGCGCGCAAGGCCCCGGCGGGCACGATGCCGGTGGTGATCTCTTCCGAGGCGGGCGGCACGATGGTGCACGAGGCGGTGGGTCACGGCCTGGAGGCGGACTTGGCCGGCGAGGGGCTCTCGGTCTACCACGACAAGATCGGTCGGAAGATCGCGGGCGACCGGATCACGGTGGTCGACGACGCCACGCTCGCCAACAAGCGCGGGTCCTTCGTCTTCGACGACGAAGGGGTGCCCTCCGAGCGGACCGTCCTGATCGAGAACGGCGTGCTCAAGAAATACATGTGCGACCGCCGGATGGCCCGGAAGCACGGCTTCCCCTTGACCGGCAACGGGCGCCGCGAATCCTACCGTTTCCGACCCATCTGCCGGATGACGAACACGATGATCCTCGCCGGCTCCGACGAGCCGGGGTCGATCCTGCGGTCCACGGAAAAAGGCCTTTTTGTCCGAAAGATGGGGGGCGGCCAGGTCAACACGGTCAACGGCGACTTCGTCTTCGAGGTCAACGAGGGTTACCTGATCGACCAGGGGAAGCTGGGCGAGCCCGTCCGCGGCGCCATCCTCATGGGCAACGGGCCGAAAATCCTGCAGATCATCGACAAGATCGGAAGCGACCACGGGTTCGGCATCGGCACCTGCGGCAAGAACGGCCAGGGCGTTCCGGTCGGGGATGCGCAGCCCACACTTCGCATTCCGGAACTTGTCGTCGGGGGAGCGAGCTGA
- a CDS encoding haloacid dehalogenase-like hydrolase, protein MSIPPIASSTSITGAAALTPLSLLQQIGVTNLAAGVSATEILRTALSPLNENSEHCESLSLSADARRDLTSFVEGNHPEPSEALLQALGTKAAELKTIVLSATPELVASSDSVSATGDSVSTTGRIDRRALDYTELSDSARLQHDAAVRESVDRLLEGIHERSRVSMVATPKAISLKDVLDRPEQYRDRPLEIALFDVDGTTHKGELFFEGQYSIEWLLRDVLRYGPKATAGFGWWRLLKAIPGIIRLRIQEKAHGPDRALFARTFEPILKGLDAKRAQESLTRFYTRYGRRGVSEFMKTEFQRHRQKNRLIIGVSASLEYLVKMHARDLGVPEENMLGTVIEVDKNERATGNFRWLHGEEKVAALEESVFKPLRDRGIQFKIVTGYSDSPSDRPMLDLVKQDGGVAYATNPPKEAFKTETLADGGIAVDEEEGWFGNGVRRLTFATSETGKFVHEEETPPRRPAWVGDVGRYAVRVFSDTAGVFAAAPVSEAAHQAMTHGGHANVSWDLMASAPSMAVGAFFASAVTTFLVPPDGPVSGWRRSLLRGMIPVAAAMAAGGHSIGFLPTLAAAFIASAGAELVTVGGRVTGLRRWRGGDERRNPAGKTFGFWGLRSLQFTAYRALAFLFQRSLGA, encoded by the coding sequence ATGTCCATTCCTCCCATTGCCTCCTCGACGTCCATAACGGGCGCGGCCGCATTGACGCCGCTGTCCCTGCTCCAACAGATCGGCGTCACGAATCTCGCCGCCGGCGTTTCCGCCACGGAGATCCTTCGGACGGCCTTAAGCCCCCTCAACGAAAATTCGGAGCATTGCGAGAGTTTGTCGCTCTCGGCGGATGCGCGCCGGGATCTCACAAGCTTCGTCGAAGGAAATCATCCGGAGCCGTCCGAGGCCCTTCTGCAGGCCCTGGGCACAAAGGCCGCCGAGTTGAAGACGATCGTTCTGTCGGCGACTCCCGAACTTGTCGCTTCTTCGGATTCCGTCTCAGCGACAGGGGATTCCGTCTCAACGACGGGAAGGATTGACCGCCGCGCCCTCGATTACACCGAGCTCTCGGATTCGGCCCGGCTTCAGCACGACGCGGCGGTTCGCGAGTCCGTCGACCGCCTGCTGGAAGGCATCCACGAGAGGTCGCGAGTCTCGATGGTGGCGACGCCCAAGGCGATCTCCCTGAAGGACGTTCTGGATCGTCCGGAGCAATACCGGGACAGGCCGCTGGAGATCGCCCTCTTCGACGTCGACGGAACGACCCACAAGGGAGAGCTCTTTTTCGAAGGGCAGTACTCGATTGAATGGCTCCTCCGCGACGTCCTTCGCTACGGCCCGAAGGCGACCGCCGGCTTTGGTTGGTGGCGCCTTTTGAAGGCCATTCCCGGGATCATCCGGCTCCGCATCCAAGAGAAGGCCCACGGTCCCGACCGGGCCCTTTTTGCCCGGACCTTCGAGCCCATCCTCAAGGGGCTCGACGCCAAGCGGGCTCAGGAGAGCCTGACGCGTTTCTACACCCGTTACGGAAGGCGGGGCGTCAGCGAATTCATGAAGACCGAATTTCAAAGGCACCGGCAAAAGAATCGCCTCATCATCGGCGTCTCGGCGTCCCTCGAATACCTGGTCAAGATGCACGCCAGGGACTTGGGGGTCCCCGAAGAGAACATGCTGGGGACCGTGATCGAAGTCGATAAGAACGAAAGGGCGACCGGAAACTTCCGATGGCTGCACGGCGAGGAAAAGGTCGCCGCCTTGGAGGAATCCGTCTTCAAGCCCCTGCGCGACCGGGGCATCCAATTCAAGATCGTCACGGGCTACTCCGATTCTCCGTCCGACCGTCCCATGTTGGATCTCGTCAAGCAGGACGGGGGCGTCGCTTACGCCACCAATCCTCCCAAAGAGGCGTTCAAGACGGAAACCCTGGCCGACGGGGGGATCGCCGTCGACGAGGAGGAGGGGTGGTTCGGCAACGGCGTCCGGCGGCTCACGTTCGCGACGTCCGAAACCGGGAAATTCGTTCACGAGGAGGAGACACCTCCGCGGCGTCCCGCTTGGGTCGGCGACGTCGGACGTTACGCCGTTCGTGTCTTCAGCGATACGGCGGGGGTCTTCGCGGCCGCCCCCGTCTCCGAAGCCGCCCATCAGGCCATGACCCACGGCGGTCATGCGAATGTTTCCTGGGACCTGATGGCCTCGGCGCCCAGCATGGCGGTCGGGGCCTTCTTTGCCTCGGCCGTGACCACGTTTCTCGTGCCGCCGGACGGGCCCGTCTCCGGGTGGCGGAGGTCCTTGTTGCGCGGGATGATTCCCGTCGCCGCGGCCATGGCGGCGGGCGGACATTCGATCGGATTTCTGCCGACTTTGGCGGCGGCCTTTATCGCGTCGGCCGGCGCGGAGCTGGTGACGGTCGGGGGACGGGTGACGGGACTGAGGCGATGGCGGGGCGGCGACGAGCGAAGGAATCCCGCGGGCAAGACGTTCGGTTTCTGGGGGCTCCGCTCGCTCCAATTTACCGCCTACCGCGCGCTGGCGTTCCTCTTCCAGAGAAGCCTCGGCGCCTAG